The Salinibaculum sp. SYNS191 genome has a window encoding:
- a CDS encoding Ldh family oxidoreductase: MRFDPSTLRSFAVDVLAGLGAPAETARTVADSLVRADLRGYGTHGVGILPLYAAMVDDGAIDPAATPTVDRGDGATVRVDGETGFGPLAAREATAEGVAVAEDYGVAVVGLRDASHIGPVGEFAERAAAAGMVFLAFTNTAGGAKNTAAFGGTARKLSTNPVAFGVPTFDALAFDVVADFATSQVSGSVIREHHRTGDPLDDEWTTTETGDPVDSPAQFMAGDGALLPVGGRTTGHKGYALSLVAELLGGLVGRNPVVGENDPEWLANGAAFVVVDPTAFLPVAAIEDRIAHLAAHLRSEDGVRLPGQGAHERAAANREAGVAVPEHDLVPLADLATDLGVTPPEPVQAALADAADVDDDVQTW, translated from the coding sequence ATGCGGTTCGACCCGTCGACGCTGCGCTCGTTCGCCGTCGACGTCCTCGCCGGACTCGGTGCTCCCGCGGAGACGGCCCGCACCGTGGCAGATTCGCTCGTCCGGGCGGACCTCCGGGGGTACGGCACGCACGGCGTCGGCATCCTCCCGCTGTACGCGGCGATGGTCGACGACGGGGCCATCGACCCGGCGGCGACGCCGACCGTCGACCGCGGCGACGGGGCCACGGTGCGCGTCGACGGCGAGACCGGCTTCGGCCCGCTCGCGGCGCGGGAGGCCACCGCCGAGGGCGTCGCGGTCGCCGAGGACTACGGCGTCGCCGTCGTCGGCCTGCGCGACGCGTCCCACATCGGCCCCGTCGGCGAGTTCGCCGAGCGCGCGGCGGCAGCGGGGATGGTCTTTCTGGCCTTCACGAACACCGCCGGCGGCGCGAAGAACACCGCCGCGTTCGGTGGGACAGCGCGAAAACTGTCGACCAATCCGGTCGCGTTTGGCGTGCCGACGTTCGACGCGCTGGCGTTCGACGTCGTCGCCGACTTCGCGACGAGCCAGGTGTCGGGCAGCGTCATCCGCGAGCACCACCGGACGGGCGACCCCCTCGACGACGAGTGGACGACGACAGAGACGGGCGACCCAGTCGACAGCCCCGCACAGTTCATGGCGGGCGATGGGGCGTTGCTCCCCGTCGGCGGCCGCACCACGGGCCACAAGGGCTACGCGCTGTCGCTGGTGGCGGAACTGCTGGGTGGACTGGTCGGCCGCAATCCCGTCGTCGGCGAGAACGACCCCGAGTGGCTGGCCAACGGCGCGGCCTTCGTCGTCGTCGACCCGACGGCGTTCCTCCCGGTGGCTGCAATCGAGGACCGAATCGCCCACCTCGCCGCCCACCTCCGGAGCGAGGACGGCGTGCGACTGCCCGGCCAGGGGGCACACGAGCGAGCGGCGGCGAACCGCGAGGCGGGCGTCGCCGTCCCCGAGCACGACCTGGTCCCGCTCGCCGACCTCGCGACCGACCTCGGCGTGACGCCTCCGGAACCGGTTCAGGCCGCACTCGCAGACGCCGCGGACGTGGACGACGACGTGCAGACGTGGTAA
- a CDS encoding ABC transporter ATP-binding protein: MSLAVDVEAAFTAEGAEEFTVDAALDVDDGESLVVLGPSGSGKSLLLETIAGFHDHTGTVAFDGRDLTGVPPERRGFGFVFQDYALFPHMTVHENVEYGTRYHEQTRDADSLLAELGVSHLADRYPPTLSGGEEQRVALARALAIQPEVMLLDEPLSSLDVPTRQSLRDDLADVLADVTAVYVTHNRTTARAIADRLTVMRDGETVQTGTPEEVFETPASPMVADFTGANVLDVAEAPSLKAALDGSVPSSGHVSIRPDALRLGNGDGDVRATVERVVPEDATTRVTLSFDGVTVDAFVDRHLSSGTEVWVTFPRERLHPC; the protein is encoded by the coding sequence ATGAGTCTGGCAGTGGACGTCGAGGCAGCGTTCACGGCCGAGGGTGCCGAGGAGTTCACCGTCGACGCGGCGCTCGACGTCGACGACGGCGAGAGTCTGGTGGTGCTCGGCCCCAGCGGCAGCGGCAAGTCGCTCCTGCTCGAGACGATTGCCGGGTTCCACGACCACACGGGGACGGTCGCGTTCGACGGCCGCGACCTCACCGGCGTCCCCCCGGAACGGCGCGGGTTCGGGTTCGTCTTCCAGGACTACGCGCTGTTCCCGCACATGACCGTCCACGAGAACGTCGAGTACGGCACGCGCTACCACGAGCAGACGCGGGACGCCGACAGTCTCCTCGCGGAACTGGGCGTCAGCCACCTCGCGGACCGGTACCCGCCGACGCTCTCCGGGGGCGAGGAACAGCGCGTGGCCCTCGCCAGGGCGCTCGCGATTCAGCCGGAAGTGATGTTACTGGACGAACCGCTCTCGTCGCTCGACGTCCCGACGCGGCAGTCGCTGCGAGACGACCTGGCGGACGTGCTGGCCGACGTCACGGCGGTGTACGTCACCCACAACCGGACGACTGCACGGGCCATCGCGGACCGGTTGACGGTGATGCGGGACGGAGAGACGGTCCAGACAGGCACCCCGGAGGAAGTCTTCGAGACGCCGGCGTCGCCGATGGTGGCCGACTTCACGGGGGCGAACGTCCTCGACGTGGCGGAGGCACCCTCGCTGAAAGCGGCCCTCGACGGGTCGGTGCCGTCGAGCGGCCACGTCTCGATACGTCCCGACGCGCTACGGCTCGGGAACGGCGACGGCGACGTCCGGGCGACCGTCGAGCGCGTCGTGCCGGAGGACGCGACCACCCGCGTGACGCTGTCGTTCGACGGCGTCACCGTCGACGCGTTCGTGGACCGCCACCTCTCGTCGGGGACGGAGGTCTGGGTGACGTTCCCGCGCGAGCGGCTCCACCCCTGTTGA
- a CDS encoding universal stress protein, whose protein sequence is METVLVATDGSEYAETATDVALDRAAARGAKLHVICVVDSRRVEEPALGSAELTTVYAEDHARECVSDVRERAADRGLSVESTVRRGIPHEVILDYADEVDADVIVVGAHGDHGEHFSGVGQEVRESSEREVVVVSE, encoded by the coding sequence ATGGAGACCGTTCTGGTCGCGACAGACGGGAGCGAGTACGCCGAGACGGCCACCGACGTCGCGCTCGACCGTGCAGCAGCCAGGGGGGCGAAACTCCACGTCATCTGCGTGGTCGACAGCCGACGGGTCGAGGAACCCGCACTGGGGAGCGCAGAACTCACGACGGTGTACGCCGAGGACCACGCACGCGAGTGCGTCTCGGACGTCCGCGAGCGGGCCGCAGACCGCGGCCTGTCCGTCGAATCGACGGTGCGTCGCGGGATTCCCCACGAGGTCATTCTCGACTACGCCGACGAGGTGGACGCCGACGTCATCGTGGTCGGGGCCCACGGCGACCACGGCGAACACTTCTCGGGGGTGGGCCAGGAAGTCCGCGAGAGCTCGGAGCGGGAGGTCGTCGTCGTCTCGGAGTAG
- a CDS encoding DUF7522 family protein — MSRPDTPSDGAGEQDAITRFVRRKSGETLRSVAYVTADGYEFSYVRDDVREQYSGEMVDAIFDDLADEALEARSEESQYQLGALGCVVRCFAEGIVLNFPREEKPNLVLSMDPAAAARLHSFVGDCHRRLSDDP, encoded by the coding sequence ATGTCCCGGCCAGATACCCCCTCCGACGGCGCCGGCGAGCAGGACGCCATTACCAGGTTCGTCCGGCGGAAGTCCGGTGAGACCCTGCGAAGCGTGGCGTACGTCACCGCCGACGGCTACGAGTTCAGTTACGTTCGCGACGACGTCCGGGAGCAGTACTCCGGGGAGATGGTCGACGCCATCTTCGACGACCTCGCGGACGAGGCACTCGAAGCGAGAAGCGAGGAGAGCCAGTACCAGCTGGGAGCGCTTGGGTGTGTCGTCCGGTGCTTCGCCGAGGGCATCGTACTCAACTTTCCCAGAGAGGAAAAACCGAACCTCGTGCTCTCGATGGACCCGGCGGCCGCTGCGCGATTGCACTCCTTCGTCGGGGACTGCCACCGGCGACTCTCCGACGACCCGTAA
- a CDS encoding putative sulfate/molybdate transporter codes for MAGRVSFRNVRTLDFSWNEVTGAVGDSVTVLPIVVAVGVLTDLSLTVMLVWFGIFQVVWGLYYGVPVSVEPMKAVSALVIAGTITAGELLVAGTVLGVVLLAIGTTRSLERFGAYVGSPVVRGIQFGVALVLLQTGVDLASRNLVLAGVAGVVAVGFVARGYWKLSAFGVLVLGGVVAAASTGVPSPSLPTTDAVLLYGPEDLTLPAVEAAVGQLAMTLGNAALATSLLLSDYFDRDVSPDALTTSMGVMNLAALPFGALPMCHGSGGVAGKYSFGARTAGANVILGLGYIAAAVLAVGLVAAYPVSMLGAILVLVGLQLGRTALEQSDEYALVGAIGVCGLLVNLGVAFVGGVVVHLLQRRDGSD; via the coding sequence ATGGCGGGGAGAGTCTCGTTTCGGAACGTCCGAACCCTCGATTTCTCCTGGAACGAGGTCACGGGTGCCGTCGGGGACTCTGTCACTGTTCTCCCCATCGTCGTCGCCGTCGGCGTGCTCACGGACCTCTCGCTGACGGTGATGCTCGTCTGGTTCGGCATCTTCCAGGTCGTCTGGGGGCTCTACTACGGGGTTCCGGTCTCCGTCGAGCCGATGAAAGCGGTCAGTGCGCTGGTCATCGCCGGCACCATCACGGCCGGGGAACTCCTCGTCGCCGGCACGGTACTCGGCGTGGTGTTGCTCGCCATCGGCACGACCCGTTCCCTGGAGCGATTCGGCGCGTACGTCGGTTCGCCCGTCGTCCGCGGCATCCAGTTCGGGGTCGCGCTCGTCCTCCTCCAGACCGGCGTCGACCTCGCGAGCCGGAACCTCGTGCTGGCGGGCGTCGCGGGCGTGGTCGCCGTCGGGTTCGTCGCCCGGGGGTACTGGAAGCTGAGTGCCTTCGGCGTCCTCGTGCTCGGCGGCGTCGTTGCGGCGGCCTCCACCGGCGTGCCGTCACCGTCGCTCCCGACCACCGACGCCGTGTTGCTGTACGGGCCGGAGGACCTCACGCTGCCGGCGGTCGAAGCGGCGGTCGGGCAACTGGCGATGACGCTCGGCAACGCCGCGCTGGCGACGTCGCTGCTCCTGTCGGACTACTTCGACCGGGACGTCTCGCCCGACGCGCTGACGACGAGTATGGGCGTGATGAACCTCGCCGCCCTCCCGTTCGGGGCGCTGCCGATGTGCCACGGCAGCGGCGGCGTCGCCGGGAAGTACTCCTTCGGTGCGCGCACGGCCGGTGCGAACGTGATTCTCGGACTGGGCTACATCGCGGCCGCAGTCCTGGCCGTCGGCCTCGTCGCCGCGTATCCAGTCTCCATGCTGGGCGCGATTCTGGTGCTCGTCGGGTTGCAGCTGGGACGGACGGCCCTGGAGCAAAGCGACGAGTACGCGCTGGTGGGCGCAATCGGCGTCTGCGGGCTGCTCGTGAACCTCGGCGTCGCGTTCGTCGGGGGCGTCGTCGTGCACCTCCTCCAGCGCCGAGACGGCAGCGACTGA
- a CDS encoding BtrH N-terminal domain-containing protein, with protein MALADRYDHQPGVHCGAAALRNVTAHYGLTYSEAACFGIGGGPAFVLYEDPDEPWVRVRTSPTWLERAFFERTGIPHLFREGDDFETAWDNATARVDDGDPVILFLDPAPLDYVPDDPSHVPPHTAVMIGYDDERVHLSDGAAESTVEISRETLAAAWSDDRYLPLRNEYLVVTRGRATADDTDAAAAGLRQAATYMLDPLQVKRDARGPGEEGVPALQSFADYLGAWPDLPEPARPVSAARRSIDEHGEGAAFRSLYADALAELGRSTGLGQALADRMERVADEWRTVAGLLDEILAAEDPGPSRFEEAGSLVGDIADREEAVFETLADELGEVRTD; from the coding sequence ATGGCACTCGCCGACCGCTACGACCACCAGCCCGGGGTTCACTGCGGCGCGGCCGCACTCCGGAACGTCACCGCACACTACGGATTGACCTACAGCGAGGCGGCCTGCTTCGGCATCGGCGGCGGGCCGGCCTTCGTCCTCTACGAGGACCCCGACGAACCGTGGGTCAGGGTCCGGACCAGCCCGACCTGGCTGGAGCGGGCCTTCTTCGAACGGACCGGCATCCCCCACCTGTTCCGGGAGGGCGACGACTTCGAGACGGCCTGGGACAACGCGACTGCGCGCGTCGACGATGGGGACCCGGTGATTCTGTTTCTCGACCCGGCGCCGCTGGACTACGTCCCCGACGACCCGTCCCACGTCCCGCCTCATACTGCCGTCATGATTGGATACGACGACGAGCGCGTCCACCTCTCGGACGGTGCCGCCGAGAGCACGGTGGAAATCTCCCGCGAAACGCTGGCGGCGGCCTGGTCGGACGACCGCTACCTGCCGTTGCGAAACGAGTACCTCGTCGTGACTCGCGGTCGGGCCACGGCGGACGACACGGACGCGGCTGCCGCCGGCCTCCGGCAGGCCGCGACGTACATGCTCGACCCGCTCCAGGTGAAGCGGGACGCGCGGGGACCGGGCGAGGAGGGCGTCCCCGCGTTGCAGTCGTTCGCGGACTATCTCGGTGCCTGGCCGGACCTGCCCGAACCGGCTCGGCCCGTCAGCGCCGCCCGGCGGAGTATCGACGAACACGGCGAGGGCGCGGCGTTCCGCTCGCTGTACGCCGATGCGCTCGCAGAACTGGGGCGGTCGACGGGACTCGGCCAGGCCCTCGCCGACCGGATGGAGCGCGTCGCCGACGAGTGGCGGACCGTCGCGGGCCTGCTGGACGAGATTCTGGCGGCGGAGGACCCCGGACCGTCCCGGTTCGAAGAGGCCGGGAGTCTCGTCGGCGACATCGCCGACCGCGAGGAGGCGGTCTTCGAGACGCTCGCCGACGAACTGGGGGAGGTCCGGACCGACTGA
- a CDS encoding ABC transporter permease translates to MSTKSQTRFGRTTIGRGSLVAGFIGLQTLAFAAAYSVGQPTLYAYFLVLSAMGVAYLYESDETLLRAGSRFLAVQVAAVVATAVLGTIAGPVLGVLLEAMSVVVSLVPGFLDPVVGVLEALVRIALPFARLPWFYVGVVVLGTAGAVVTTDEGGFTVGAVSFGSVLVVALGLPLFLFVARQAPDLVVEKAMDPDVHRVLYLGVYGPLLAAVLSLLFGVPLAYLLARGFPGQQFVESLVDLPLVVPHSVAGIIILFGFGQGGAFPEVSVLGSIVGMVLAMTFVSAPYAVNTTREAFEAIDDRLEYASRIHGANEWQTFRRVTGPLAVRGMITGGVLAWARAVSEFGAVAVVAYSVSFFYPFAGGEVTAQHAPVFVYNTYLQGGLGESGAVAFLLLAVSALIFLVVRYLTDDDTVIGGVP, encoded by the coding sequence ATGTCCACGAAGTCACAGACGCGGTTCGGACGCACCACGATCGGGCGGGGGTCGCTCGTAGCGGGATTTATCGGGCTCCAGACGCTGGCGTTCGCCGCCGCGTATTCGGTCGGACAGCCGACCCTGTACGCCTACTTCCTTGTCCTCAGCGCCATGGGGGTGGCGTACCTGTACGAGAGCGACGAGACACTCCTCCGGGCGGGGAGTCGCTTCCTCGCGGTCCAGGTGGCGGCGGTCGTCGCCACCGCGGTGCTCGGCACTATCGCGGGGCCGGTTCTGGGAGTTCTCCTGGAGGCAATGTCAGTCGTCGTCAGTCTCGTCCCCGGGTTCCTGGACCCCGTCGTGGGGGTCCTGGAGGCGCTGGTCCGAATCGCCCTTCCGTTCGCCAGGTTGCCGTGGTTTTACGTCGGCGTCGTGGTCCTCGGCACGGCGGGGGCCGTCGTCACGACCGACGAGGGCGGGTTCACGGTCGGCGCGGTGTCGTTCGGCAGCGTGCTGGTCGTCGCGCTGGGTCTCCCGCTGTTCCTGTTCGTCGCGCGACAGGCCCCGGACCTCGTGGTCGAGAAGGCGATGGACCCGGACGTCCACCGGGTGCTCTACCTCGGCGTGTACGGGCCGCTGCTGGCGGCGGTGCTGAGCCTCCTGTTCGGCGTCCCGCTGGCATACCTGCTCGCCCGGGGGTTCCCGGGCCAGCAGTTCGTCGAGAGCCTCGTCGACCTCCCGCTGGTCGTCCCGCACTCCGTCGCTGGCATCATCATCCTGTTCGGGTTCGGTCAGGGCGGTGCGTTCCCGGAGGTGTCGGTGCTCGGGTCGATAGTCGGGATGGTTCTGGCCATGACCTTCGTCTCCGCACCGTACGCGGTGAACACGACGCGGGAGGCGTTCGAGGCCATCGACGACCGGCTGGAGTACGCCTCGCGCATCCACGGGGCCAACGAGTGGCAGACGTTCCGACGCGTCACCGGCCCGCTGGCGGTTCGAGGCATGATTACGGGCGGCGTTCTGGCCTGGGCCCGGGCAGTCTCGGAGTTCGGTGCCGTGGCAGTCGTCGCCTACAGCGTCTCCTTCTTCTATCCGTTCGCCGGTGGCGAAGTCACCGCACAGCACGCTCCCGTGTTCGTCTACAACACGTACCTGCAGGGCGGTCTCGGCGAGAGCGGTGCCGTCGCCTTCCTCCTGCTCGCCGTCTCGGCGCTCATCTTCCTCGTCGTCCGCTACCTGACCGACGACGACACCGTCATCGGAGGGGTGCCCTGA
- a CDS encoding thiolase C-terminal domain-containing protein, protein MARASVIGTGMTTFGVHDRTLAELFAEAVFPALDDAGVGTTEVDALYFGNAMGGQTENETHLAPKLASHVGMAGIPAQRFEDACATSANAFKHAVQAVESGVHDVVLVGGAERCTPETGLDTAAMTRVFASAAHRQVEQPTGLTFPGAFALLTKRHMYEHGTTEEQLAEIAVKNHYHGSLNPRAHFGRDISVEEVLDSPVVADPFHLMDCCPFSDGASAVVVVSEDAAESFDGDPVDVTGIGHATDVVPMADKAHPSTTQSARDAAAEAYDQADTTADAMDFAEVHDCFTGAEVMATEAIGLFEDGGAGPAVAEGRTRLDGDIPVNPSGGLKAKGHPIGATGTAQVVELTEQLRGEAGDRQVADAQRAVAHNLGGGAATTVVTVMEGRA, encoded by the coding sequence ATGGCACGAGCAAGCGTTATCGGTACAGGAATGACGACGTTCGGCGTCCACGACAGGACGCTCGCCGAACTCTTCGCGGAGGCGGTGTTCCCGGCGCTCGACGACGCCGGTGTCGGGACGACCGAGGTCGACGCACTCTACTTCGGCAACGCGATGGGCGGACAGACCGAGAACGAGACCCACCTCGCACCGAAACTCGCGTCCCACGTCGGCATGGCCGGCATCCCCGCACAGCGGTTCGAGGACGCCTGCGCGACGTCCGCGAACGCGTTCAAACACGCGGTCCAGGCCGTCGAGTCGGGCGTCCACGACGTCGTCCTCGTCGGCGGTGCCGAGCGGTGCACGCCGGAGACGGGGCTGGATACGGCTGCGATGACGCGCGTCTTCGCCAGCGCGGCCCACCGACAGGTCGAGCAACCGACCGGCCTGACGTTCCCCGGGGCGTTCGCGCTGCTCACGAAGCGGCACATGTACGAACACGGCACGACCGAGGAGCAACTCGCCGAGATAGCGGTCAAGAACCACTACCACGGCAGTCTGAACCCGCGGGCGCACTTCGGACGGGACATCTCCGTCGAGGAGGTGCTGGACAGCCCCGTCGTCGCCGACCCGTTCCACCTGATGGACTGCTGTCCGTTCTCCGACGGCGCGTCGGCCGTGGTCGTCGTCTCCGAGGACGCCGCGGAATCGTTCGACGGCGACCCCGTCGACGTCACCGGTATCGGGCACGCGACCGACGTCGTCCCGATGGCGGACAAGGCGCACCCGTCGACCACGCAGTCCGCGCGCGACGCCGCCGCGGAGGCCTACGACCAGGCGGACACCACGGCGGACGCGATGGACTTCGCCGAGGTCCACGACTGCTTCACGGGCGCGGAAGTGATGGCGACGGAGGCAATCGGACTGTTCGAGGACGGCGGCGCTGGCCCGGCAGTGGCCGAGGGCCGCACGCGCCTCGACGGCGACATCCCGGTCAACCCCAGCGGCGGCCTGAAGGCGAAGGGCCACCCCATCGGCGCGACGGGGACGGCCCAGGTCGTGGAACTGACCGAGCAACTCCGCGGCGAGGCGGGCGACCGACAGGTCGCGGACGCCCAGCGCGCAGTCGCGCACAATCTCGGCGGTGGCGCTGCGACAACCGTCGTGACCGTGATGGAGGGTCGGGCATGA
- a CDS encoding universal stress protein, with product MKLLVATDGSDPAENALAYATDIGDATGGQITAVYAVDPAVYERRGSEPASGLGDADERFIIESVEQAEERGLEILEDAVDFCADLGQDIETELLYGDPVSQIAAYAEENGFETIVVGHRGRSEHEEAMLGSVAKSLVERATVPVAVVR from the coding sequence ATGAAACTCCTCGTAGCGACCGACGGTTCCGACCCTGCCGAGAACGCGCTGGCGTACGCGACCGACATCGGTGACGCGACGGGGGGACAGATAACGGCCGTCTACGCCGTCGACCCCGCGGTCTACGAACGACGGGGGAGCGAACCGGCGTCCGGGCTGGGCGACGCCGACGAGCGGTTCATCATCGAAAGCGTCGAGCAGGCCGAGGAGCGCGGGCTGGAGATTCTGGAGGACGCCGTCGACTTCTGCGCGGACCTCGGCCAGGACATCGAGACGGAACTCCTCTACGGCGACCCGGTGAGCCAGATTGCCGCCTACGCCGAGGAGAACGGCTTCGAGACCATCGTCGTCGGCCACCGCGGCCGCTCGGAACACGAGGAGGCGATGCTCGGCAGCGTGGCCAAGAGTCTCGTCGAACGGGCGACCGTTCCGGTGGCCGTCGTGCGGTGA
- the phaC gene encoding class III poly(R)-hydroxyalkanoic acid synthase subunit PhaC: MDPDGTRPPRSPLATVISAHASLLETAGDAVRRAGRLDERLGDMAGVEVGQTPSEVVYRENKLELHRYEPVTETQHEVPILVVYALINRPYILDLQRDRSVVRRLLEAGHDVYLIDWQEPSRLDRSLGVHDYVDRYIDNCVDFVREESGRESINVLGYCMGGTLAAIYAALYPEKVNALGLLATGLYFDDTGGVLEEWGDADYYDPRSVTAAYGNVPGEFLDVGFALMDPVSNYLSKYVRLAERLENEDFVENFARMETWLGDSVDVAGTVYAEFLEDVYQRNALYENELTVDGEAVDVQNIDMPLLQIVGTYDHLVPPAASTPFNDVVGSDDVTTIEYPTGHVGLAMSRSTHSDVWPEVAEWFLDQTPHPGLADVIAEGVERILGVDIETDVTVGDAGEVEIAIATGEGTLAREVVPHDARAVEQFLEDVLDVDIGLDLGAEGIAVSVGTTDGVETTVVGNVGEALRAEVEEAIDEVDIAATYDLEDVSGIGPTYADRLRDAGIESPSALARAESRTVAEAARASERLASGWIADARELVGTDGTAQTE, encoded by the coding sequence ATGGACCCTGATGGCACCCGGCCCCCACGGTCGCCGCTCGCCACGGTCATCTCCGCCCACGCCTCGCTGCTGGAGACGGCCGGCGACGCCGTCCGGCGCGCCGGGCGGCTCGACGAGCGACTGGGGGACATGGCCGGCGTCGAGGTCGGGCAGACGCCCTCCGAGGTGGTGTACAGGGAGAACAAACTGGAACTGCACCGCTACGAGCCCGTGACCGAGACACAGCACGAGGTCCCGATTCTCGTCGTCTACGCGCTCATCAATCGGCCCTACATCCTCGACCTCCAGCGCGACCGCTCGGTCGTCCGTCGACTCCTCGAAGCCGGCCACGACGTCTATCTCATCGACTGGCAGGAACCGTCGCGGCTCGACCGGAGTCTGGGCGTCCACGACTACGTCGACCGCTACATCGACAACTGCGTCGATTTCGTCCGCGAGGAGAGCGGCCGCGAGAGCATCAACGTCCTCGGGTACTGCATGGGGGGAACGCTGGCCGCAATCTACGCCGCGTTGTATCCCGAGAAGGTGAACGCGCTCGGATTGCTGGCGACCGGCCTGTACTTCGACGACACCGGCGGCGTGCTCGAAGAGTGGGGCGACGCGGACTACTACGACCCCCGGTCGGTGACGGCGGCTTACGGGAACGTCCCCGGCGAGTTTCTCGACGTCGGCTTCGCGCTGATGGACCCCGTCAGCAACTACCTCTCGAAGTACGTCCGCCTGGCCGAGCGACTGGAGAACGAGGACTTCGTCGAGAACTTCGCGCGGATGGAGACCTGGCTCGGCGACAGCGTCGACGTCGCCGGCACGGTCTACGCCGAGTTCCTGGAGGACGTCTACCAGCGCAACGCCCTCTACGAGAACGAACTGACCGTCGATGGCGAGGCGGTCGACGTGCAAAACATCGACATGCCGCTGCTGCAGATAGTCGGCACGTACGACCACCTCGTCCCGCCGGCGGCGTCCACGCCGTTCAACGACGTCGTCGGCAGCGACGACGTGACCACGATCGAGTATCCGACCGGCCACGTCGGACTGGCGATGTCCCGGAGCACCCACAGCGACGTCTGGCCGGAGGTCGCCGAGTGGTTCCTCGACCAGACCCCGCACCCGGGCCTGGCCGACGTCATCGCGGAGGGCGTCGAACGCATCCTCGGCGTGGACATCGAGACCGACGTCACCGTCGGTGACGCCGGCGAGGTCGAAATCGCGATTGCGACCGGCGAGGGGACGCTTGCCCGCGAGGTCGTGCCCCACGACGCCCGGGCAGTCGAACAGTTCCTCGAAGACGTACTCGACGTCGACATCGGGCTGGACCTCGGCGCGGAGGGCATCGCCGTCAGCGTCGGGACGACCGACGGCGTCGAGACGACGGTCGTCGGGAACGTGGGGGAAGCCCTGCGCGCCGAGGTCGAGGAGGCCATCGACGAGGTCGACATCGCCGCGACGTACGACCTCGAAGACGTCTCCGGCATCGGCCCCACCTACGCCGACCGTCTCCGTGACGCCGGTATCGAATCGCCGTCAGCACTGGCGAGGGCGGAGTCGCGGACCGTCGCCGAGGCCGCGCGTGCCAGCGAGCGACTCGCCAGCGGCTGGATTGCCGACGCGCGCGAACTGGTCGGCACCGACGGGACGGCACAGACGGAGTGA
- a CDS encoding universal stress protein codes for MAGQILLASDGSEDARAAAERAIQLADERDATLHVLCVVDKRVISEPAFSAAEAETIQAEDHGHDCVKEVGHLAEGTGIRVEGSVRHGIPPELIMEYADEIGADLIVIGEHGEHTEHLGGVGRTLVDESDREVVIVGNEAS; via the coding sequence ATGGCCGGTCAAATCCTACTGGCGAGTGACGGAAGCGAGGACGCACGCGCCGCCGCCGAGCGCGCGATTCAGCTGGCAGACGAGCGCGATGCGACGTTGCACGTCCTCTGTGTCGTCGACAAGCGCGTCATAAGCGAACCCGCCTTCAGCGCGGCCGAGGCCGAGACCATCCAGGCCGAGGACCACGGACACGACTGCGTCAAGGAGGTGGGCCACCTGGCGGAGGGGACGGGCATCAGGGTCGAGGGCAGCGTCCGCCACGGCATCCCGCCCGAACTCATCATGGAGTACGCCGACGAGATAGGGGCCGACCTCATCGTCATCGGCGAGCACGGCGAACACACGGAACACCTCGGGGGCGTCGGGCGAACGCTCGTCGACGAGAGCGACCGCGAGGTCGTCATCGTTGGCAACGAGGCGTCGTAG
- a CDS encoding Zn-ribbon domain-containing OB-fold protein — MSDAADYVQGERLSDDDIARALRDGVLLGQECADCGHGTGTAAAACSHCGSRDTTAVVLPEDGEIYTETRINVPPPAFEGPYTVAIVELSDGTRLTAHIESDVSVGDAVSFQGTIAEDIRPAPVFG; from the coding sequence ATGAGCGACGCCGCCGACTACGTGCAGGGCGAGCGACTGTCCGACGACGACATCGCGCGGGCGCTGCGCGACGGCGTCCTGCTCGGCCAGGAGTGTGCCGACTGCGGCCACGGGACGGGGACGGCCGCCGCTGCCTGTTCACACTGTGGCTCGCGCGACACGACCGCCGTCGTGCTTCCCGAGGACGGCGAAATCTACACGGAGACCAGAATCAACGTCCCACCACCGGCGTTCGAGGGGCCATACACCGTGGCTATCGTCGAGTTGAGCGACGGGACGCGCCTCACCGCCCACATCGAGTCCGACGTCTCCGTCGGTGACGCCGTCTCCTTCCAGGGGACTATCGCGGAGGACATCCGGCCAGCGCCGGTCTTCGGGTAG